The Chanos chanos chromosome 6, fChaCha1.1, whole genome shotgun sequence genome includes a region encoding these proteins:
- the LOC115813725 gene encoding translocon-associated protein subunit alpha produces the protein MFAFGSKLLLLFLLAFPCGLMTARVAAEDETIDEASDAAVEEEEEEEEDEDEVVVEEPQVSDTDSEDELDEDSTATGVTSHPDADTTIIFVSGEEFPANEIVKFLVGFTNKGGQDFIVQSLEASFRYPQDYQFYIQNFTALPLNTVVQPQKQASFEYSFIPAQPMAGRPFGLVILLNYQDSEGSAFQSAVYNQTVTITEIDEGLDGETMFMYIFLAGLVILMVFGMYQLLESRTRRRVPVKVETGTGSMNDVDISWIPQETLNVMSKASPKASPRKRAKRAAGTTDQ, from the exons ATGTTTGCATTTGGGTCGAAATTACTTTTGTTATTCCTTCTGGCTTTTCCATGTGGCCTCATGACAG CCAGAGTAGCAGCTGAGGATGAGACGATTGACGAGGCCTCAGATGCggctgtggaggaggaggaagaggaggaagaagatgaagatgaggttGTAGTTGAAGAGCCTCAAGTGTCAGACACG GACTCAGAGGATGAACTCGATGAAGATTCAACTGCCACAGGTGTAACTTCCCACCCAGATGCTGATACAACCATCATCTTTGTCTCAGGAGAAG AATTTCCTGCCAATGAAATTGTGAAATTCCTTGTGGGTTTCACCAACAAAGGCGGTCAGGACTTCATTGTCCAGTCTCTGGAGGCCTCTTTCCGTTATCCTCAGGACTATCAGTTCTACATCCAGAAT ttcacaGCTTTGCCCCTGAATACAGTGGTCCAGCCCCAGAAACAGGCCTCATTTGAGTATTCTTTCATCCCTGCTCAGCCAATGGCTGGTCGTCCTTTTGGACTGGTCATTCTGTTGAACTACCAGGACAGtgag gGCAGTGCTTTCCAGAGTGCTGTTTACAATCAGACAGTTACCATTACTGAGATTGACGAGGGACTGGACGGAGAGAC AATGTTCATGTACATCTTCCTGGCTGGATTGGTCATCCTCATGGTCTTTGGAATGTACCAGCTCCTGGAGTCTAGAACG AGGAGAAGAGTTCCAGTGAAGGTGGAGACAGGAACAGGGAGTATGAATGATGTGGATATCAGCTGGATCCCTCAGGAGACCCTGAATGTCATGA GCAAAGCCTCACCCAAAGCTTCTCCCAGGAAACGTGCCAAAAGGGCGGCTGGCACGACAGATCAGTGA